The genomic DNA GCGGGTTCGAGGTAGCGTACGAACTGGGCGTCAGACTGGAGGAGGGGACCGTCGAGCTCCGACCCGACCGGTTCGACCTGGACGAACTCGATGTCGTCTACGACCCGGTGCGCTTCGAGGTCCGGTTCGATATCCCGGAGCTGTGTACCCCGTCCGTCTGCATTCCCGGCTTCCTGGGCCTCGACGAGACGTGCCTCCCCCAGATCTGCTTGTTCGAGACCGATCCCGACCTCTCGTTCGTCCTGGACCTCGGTGGCATCGTAGAGTCGGAGGTGTCGGCACTGCTGGCGGCGCACGTCGAGTTCTTCGAGAATCCCGACCGGACGCCCGGGATGACTGACCTCGACGCATACGACGACGACGTGCTGGACGCATGGCACGTCGTGATCGAGCCGGTCACGTTCGACATCGACATCGTGGACTTGGCGGACACGGTCGGGAACGCTCTGGAAAAGCGACTAGGCGACGAGATCCAGTCCCTCATCGACGCGATTCCGGGCGCCTCGCAGGTGATTTCGGCCGCAGCCGTCTTCGACTTCCTCCGCGACACCTTCGACATCTTCGACGACCTCCAAGAGGCGATCCACGACGAGTTCGAGACGGGAGCCAGCCTCGGCGGGACGATCCTCTTCGAGCTGGCCGAGCAGTTCGCCCGCACGAAGCCCATCACCATCCCGACGCCGTTCCCCGCCGCAGAGGACGACCCCGAGACGGCGGCGGAGGAGGGCCGGGACGTCGTACTCGTGCCCGTGCTCCTCCCGCTGGAGCGCCCACGGGTGGAGGTGACCGACGAGGAACTGATCGTTGGTCTGGACGTGGGGGTGGAACAGTGACGCTTCGAGCCAACCGGCACGTCCTAGCAGCGACCCGTGTAGACAGCGGTGCGCTGACTCAGGTCGGCGTCGTGCTCCACCGGTTCGACGAACCCGGGACGTACCAGTGCCGGGTCTTTCGCGGCGAACGGCTCGCAGGGCGCTGCTTCGTCGTCGTCGACCCCGAGGCCGGGGCCTCGGACGCGACCGTCGACCTCGCCAAGGTCGGACACGACGGTTCCACGCCGTCGACGGGCGCCATCGAGGCGGACGACCCGACGTACCGCGTTCATCCGAACGGGGTCGTCATCTTCCACGTCTCGCGCGGCTCGGGTAGTTACCACGTGGTCGCCAGCCGACCACGGGACGGCGGCGAGGGGTTCGAGACGGTGTTCGACAGCACCAGCCTCGGTACCGACGACGTCTTCCTCGCCCGACCGATACGACCGGGCCGCTACACGGTGACGAACGCTCACTCGAACGCGGAGGGCGAACTGATAGTGACCCGTCCCGAGAAAGGTGACCTGTTCACGCCGCGAGTGCCGGTGTCCGCGACGATCGGTGGTACTGTCGACCCCGAACGCGTCGAGACGGTCGCCGCGCAGGGCGTCGCGTACCGCGTCGAGCGCCGCGCTCGTGTCGTCGTCGAACACGAGGCGGACCTCGAGTCCGACCGCGGGGACGGAGACCGGGAGCCAGTGCGACCCCGTCCTCGGCCTCGTCCCGGCCGATCCATCGTCGGATGGCCGCCGTCCGACGACCGCTTCACGCTCGTCCATCCTGAGATCGGGGAGCGTTCGGACGCGATTCCGGTGGACGTGATCGAGTCGATTGGTGAGGCGAACGCTGAGGGACTGGCGAGTGTGGGCGTCAGGTCGGTGGCCGACCTCGCCCGGATGAACCCCGCATCCGTCGCACGTGCGATCGACGCGAGCCCCGAACGGGCGAGCCGGCTTGTCGAGACGGCCCAGCTCGTGACGCTCGGCGCGAGCTCGACCACCGCTGACCTCCTCACACGGCTCGGCGAGACCAGTCGGACGATCACGGGAGCGGACCCCGAGGACCTCCTCAAGCGGATCCGAACGGGGATTGCCGAGGACGAGCTCCCGGAATCGGACGGCTTTGACCCGGCAATCTCGGAGTTAGGGCCCCTCGTCGCGAACGCCAATCGGTTCGGAGCGCATGACTAATGGAGGGCGATTATCGGAGTGGCCCCCAATCAAGATAGTCGCGACGAACTGGCCCGCTAGGGTGACCGTCGTGGTCGACTGCAATCCGAAGAGAGATGCGAGTGGGATGGTTATTTTCGACGACACGTAGGGAGAAGTATATACGTGTGAGTCGCCTCTATATTCCTGAGGGGCACTCCCCACATCCCCCCACCCCCGATACGCCCCTCACTCTTCCTGTTGGCTAATTCTGCAGTAGATTTTAACCCGAGTCGCGGCAGCGATTACTCAGCACTCATCTAGGGGTCGGGTCATATTCTACTGTCTCGTGTCGCCAGCATCTGGCCATCGTGTTCTAGGCAATAGTCAGTGCTAAGGAGTACTTACTCCCGGTCCCGGTAGCGAGTATCGGAAAGCGACTGAGCCTCTGCTCCGCCGGATTCAACGCCGTGGTCAAATCGCCGTGAGTCATACAGCTGTTGAAACGCTCTTTTTTTGCGCCGTGAGGGGTGCGGCGCATTCTGGTCTGACAGAAAGCGTCGTGGTGAATCCGATGGCAACCAGTGACTCATCGGCCTCCTTCGAGGAGACCGACACGCGAACAGACGAGATGCACAGTACGATCGAAGCATGGCTCGACGACCTCGTTGACGATGTCGATGCGGCGCAGGCCAGCGACGAGTTCCAAGAGTGGCTCGACATCCAGAGTCGCTTCCACGACTATTCGCACCGAAATACGCTGCTCATCAAACGCCAGTGTCCCCAGGCAACGAAGGTCGCCGGCTACAACACGTGGCGAAACGACTTCGATCGGCACGTCCAAGAAGGCGAACAAGCGATCTGGATTTGGGCACCGATCATCACCAAGCGATGTCCCGAGTGCGAAAATTCGCCCAGCTACCACGAGAGAACTGATTGTGAGTACGACGAGACGCCGCCCGAGGAGTGGTCGAAAGGTCTCGTCGGGTTCAAACCAGCACCAGTCTTCGACGTCTCCCAGACAGAGGGAGAACCGCTTCCTGAACTGGAGACCGCAGCGTTTGGCGATGCCGACGACCTAGTGCCAGCGCTCAAAGATGCAGCTGATGAACTCGGTGTAACAGTACGTATCGTCGACGTTGACGACTGGGACCATGGCGACGCGAAGGGCGTCTGCAAGCAACGAAATCTCCACGAGCTCCAGCCAGTTGTCGAAGCGAAAGCCCGAGCGAACCAGGCAGATCTCGCTGTCACATCGATCCACGAGTACGCCCACGCACTGCTCCATTTCGATATCGAGAATGAACCCGAACGGGCAAAACGCGAGGTCGAAGCAGAAGCCGTCGCGTACATCGTCGGCCGGTATTTCGGCCTCGACACAAGCGGGTCTGCGTTCTATCTCGCTGCGTGGCAGGGTGATGACTCGGAGGTGATTCAAGAGCGCCTCGGTCGTATCAGTTCCACCGCTCAGGAAATCATCAGCACAGTCGTAGAGGACTGAAAACGCAAGTTATAGTTAACCAACATTCGAAGAAAGCGGTACTCGTTGTTGGTTAAGAGAGTTGTGAGGTGGTCTCTTCACGCAGATTTCGTCCTGATACAGCCGCTACAGACAGACGGTGAACTTACCACCTCAGCGGTCGCGTAACAGCACATGGAGGAGGAGAATGAGACAGCGTCAAGCGGAAAAGACATGGGGACAGGGATGGCGATTGGGATTGCAATCGGAGTCGGTATTGGTTCTGCGACGGATAATCTCGGACTGTGGATCGCGCTTGGAGTGGCACTTGGTGCTGCGATCGGAGCTGGATTGAGTAGCCAGAAATAGAGACTATGGTTCTGATTGAGTAGTGTGCAGGCTCTACTCCGTAGTCCTGTGCGTTGGCTGACGTTGACTACTATAGATAAGTTTGCGACCCATGTAATGGATTTTTGAATGAGTTCACTGCGATTTTGAACGGGAGTATTGTACAAGCGTTAAGTTCCGGTGCGAAAACAACTAGAGACTATGGCATACGAAGATCTTGACAAACAGCTCATCAACGCGCTTATTGGGAATGGACGGGCGAGTCTGCGCAGTCTTTCTGAGGAATTGGATGTCTCGGTGACAACAGTCTCGAATCACATTAACGATCTCGAAAATGAGGGAGTGATTACCGGGTATACGCCGATACTGAACTATGAGGATCTTGGATACGAAGCAACCGCCGTGCTACAGCTCAAAGTTGAGGGACAGGCGCTCTCGGACGTTATTAGACGGCTACAGGAGCACAAGCAGATAACGACGGTATACGAAACGACAGGGGAATTCGACATTATCGGTATTGGCTCATTTCGAGACACAGAGGACGTTAACCAGACGATCAAGCAGCTACTGAACGACGCAACTGTCCGGCAGTCTTCAACTGCGATCGTACTGAACAAACCGGTAGAGAATGAACAGTTTAAGCTTGATGTTGAATGAGCTGCCCGATCTGCAATGATCGGGTGCCGACCATTTCTTCTTCAGTCATTAGTACCCAAGATATGACTCAGTAGTTGGCCACAATCGGCATTCACTGGACGCCGTTATCCCCTCCAATGGCCCGTGCAAACGAGACTACCGAAGAAAGTCTGAGAAACGCCTTAGAGTACGTTGAGGAAGAAGAAGCAGAATACTGGATTTGGACCGCACTTCAGCAGCTCGTGTCGGGGTAGCAGTAAGTATCAGACGGGTCCGCTCGTATTACACTCTGGCTGTAGTCGTTGAAGTCATGAAGACCTCAACCTTCTCCCTGCATTCCGAAAGTAGGCTCTCGTACAAGGAATCGAAGTTTTCGATAAAATCGACAGAACCGTGGTGATTCAGTGCATTCGGGTCTAAATCATCTTGGCTCACGTCATTTGGTCGGGATATAACATCTACCGAAATACCTAAATCAGATAAATTCTCCTGTGCGTCCAATGTTGCAGAGTCTTCATGAAGGTCGTCTGGATACGATCCGGTAGTCAAGTATATGTATTGTATCTCGAGTTCACTGTATCGGTTCTGTAGGGCGTGAAGTTGTAATATGACGTTGTGCTTGTTACGGAGCTTCGAAGAATTGACTTCATTTTCAGCAGTTGTCTCTATAACTACTACCTGTTGGTTTTCGTAGTCACTCAAAACAATATCTAATTCTTGACTCATCTTCATCGGGCCTTCACATCGGCAGTTCAGTTTGACCTCTTCAAAATCAAAATCTACGTTAAGCTGAAAGGCAATTACAGCATTGAACAGGAACTCACCTTCGTCTTCTAACCCGAGTGAGTCCATTTGTCCTTCGTGACTGGCTATGAAATCATCATCTGTTTCGACCTCTGACGGTGGGTCTGACCCTGTCGCCAGTTCCAGTATATCGTAGTCTTCGAACTCACCGGGGATTGTGTAATCCACAGGAATATCGTGCAAGAGTCCGCTACCACCCAACATCCACAGATAGTTCGGATTCTCCCTTACTTTATCGGAGAACCAAGAAGACATGTACTCTTGACAGTCTTCACAGGCCTCGCTCGTACTTTCTTCTGCATATTCGATTGTATCAGGAACCTCAATATCTCTTCGTCCTTGCTCCATTGTTCTCGGGAGATTCGAGTGACCGGAATTGAATCCAAGTAGGGATTTTGACGGACAGACACCACAATTTCCATAGGCGTGGCCGAGGTGTGTCAAGGGATCTCGAACCTTCCCTCGACCATACGGGGTAGCGGCGTCATTTGGACACCAAATTGACGCAATCAGGTCGTCGTCTAAAATGACATGAGACAAGTCTCCCTGACCACTCCACCCCTCGTAATAGAAGGAGAACAGCCCTAAACGACCAATGTCGTCGAAGACGTTTCGTTCAGAAACGTGGTACTCTTCTGAATCTCGCGTGATTACTCCATTCTCACGTAGGATACTCAAAAAGGCTGTTTGGAGTCTTTCCCCATCCGAATCCGGAATGAGATTGAACGAATCAGCTGTTAATTGCTCTTCTTCCGGCATTCACAGTAGTATCCTGCAACAGCGGAGTGTACTTCTCTATACCGTCTAAATCGTCCAAGTCGTAAACCGTCTCAACGAGTTGTTTCGTTTGAGTGTTCTCGTATTCGCGTAGAACCTGTTTCAAGATAGCCCGCTCTTCCCGAGTTAGAGTTGAGCCTTCATAGTCGCTGTTAGACTCATAACGATAGTAGGTACCATTCTGTGAACGGCCTGATAACTCCCGTATCTCGTCACCGTCCATATCCTGCAAGGCGTCCACTATGTCTTCAGAATACGGGCCGTAGTGATACTTTATGTACTTGATGTTAGAAATTTGCCTATCACGGCCAATGTATGATTCTCGGTCTGCCAAGTAGAGAAGCTTCACTATCTTGGTTCTGGTGAGTGCATTACCCGAGAAGTGACTCACGAGGTACTCAATCATATCGTTGAGTTTAGCCTTCTCGGGCATTGTCCTATGATGAAATCAAACCTACTTCCTGAAATGCTTTGTTGTGTATTGGTACGAATCCACACCTCTGAAAGTTACACGGCGAATACATAGACTACCACTCAATGCAGTCCTCTATTTGGGAAAATGATAGCGTGATTGGCACTGTCTAGTTAACCTCCTGAGCTGGCGTTCGACCATCAAGCGATTGATGCGGTCGCTGAAAATTATAGTAATGAACGAACACTGCAAGCCATTGGCGGACGCTCAGCCGACTGCCCACCCATGAATTGTGGAAACGGTCGACCCTCATTTTGAACGTGTGAAACCACTTTTCGATGAGGTTTCTCTCTGTATAGTCAACCCGACCGTTCACACCTAATCGAGAGAAGGCAGTCCGATAGCCGAAAGCATCGGCCAGAAACACCGTGTCTGAACAATCGTGTTTCTCACAAACTCCGTGGAGAAACGCAGCCGCCGGATCAGTTCCGTGACGTTCGAACAACGCAACGTCAAGGATTACTTTTGTATCGAGGTCTATTGCAGCGTACAACCAAGACCACTTGCCGTTGATTTTGACAGCGGTCTCGTCAACTGCGACCCGCCTTGGCTGCGCCTTCGGCGGGTCTGACACGCTGTCAGCCAACCGATGTACCCACTGGAAAATCGCTTGAAACGAGCGTTCTACGCCGAGAAGATGCAGAATCGCTTCTGTCTCTCTGAGCGAAAGACCGGCAGCATGGAGTCGGACGGCGAACGCCCTGACGGGCGTCCCCAGAACCCGAAGGGTTCTGGTGTGCGAACGAGACGCGAAGCGTCTCGTTAACGTCGCCGTCCGCTCCCGCTGCCAACATTCAAGCGTAGAGGTGGCTAAACTCTGCTTGAGCAGGTCTCTGAGTAGCATGAATTACTAGCTCTTCGACCTGCTCGTTCCTTATCTAGACAGTGCCATTTTACTTTATCTCTCCGAGCGCTGACGGTGACGGCGGCGCCCCCCAAGACAGGACAGCGTGTCCTGAGTGTCCTGTTGTGTCCTCCCCCCGGGGAGAGGACACAACAGGACAGAGATTCGGGAGTTAGAGCGCTTACAGGTGGTATTTTTAGAGGGCACCCGAAGTGTGTCCTGGGTGTCCTGGGTGCAAACCGAATCTATCGAGCGTGCGAGCGAGCGTGTGCACGGGTGCACATACGTGCGCTCACGCTATAGATTCCGATTAGGGGAAGGACACCCAGGACACGTCAGTACTCTTACCACCGAACACCCGCAACACCGCCCGTAGCGCCTGTTTTCACGGCCGGCCTCTGTCCTGGGTGGGAAAGGATACGCCACCCGCACCACCCACATAGAACGCCTTGGACGTCGCCAGAGACGCCTCTACGCGACGGATATGACGGTGTCCTCCTCCGGGGGAGGACAGAGGCAGGACAAAACACACGGCCGTCGCGACGATGTCGACACCCGACGCTTGACAGTCGGTGGCCGGCGAGAGAAGAGAGAACAGTTCGGTGCTACTGCCCGTCGCCGCTGTCGGGGAGAGCTTCGGTCTCGCCGTCGCTCTCCTCACGGCGTGCGAAGAACCGCTCGGCGTGGTAGTGGCGTACCGCCAAGGTCCTCGGTGAGATCGGCACGGACGTCCTCCCGGAGGTCCTGGATAGCTTCACTGGCCTCGGCTCCCCCCGTACGACTTGGTGCGAGACGACCCGTCAGGAGCCGGCGACTGCGTCCTGTTCCGGTCGTACCTCGAACCAGAACCCTCGGCCGTCGATGAAGCCGCGAAGGGAGCGAAGGCAGACGCGAGGCGGTTAGCAGAGTGGGTCAAGGCCAAGAAGGTGAAGAAGGCCCGCGGGGACATCATCTTCCACGCTGTCGAGAACTTCGAGGACTGCGACGGCGAGCGTGCGAAGAAGCTCCTCGACATCGCCGCCCGGCAGGGGTGGTTGATCGGGACTCCCGAAAGCGACTACGAGGCGAACGTCTGAGCGGCGGCCTTCCGCCTACGCCTCGGCTCCGTCTTCGCTCGCGCTGTCGCCAGCGGTGAGTGGGAGTTCGACGGCTATCTCGTCGTACCAGACAACCGGGCGCTTCGGTTTCCCGGGGCCGTCGGTCTCGAACTTGATGAGGTCCAGCTCCGCGAGTTCTTCGAGGTTCCCGTGGACCTGCCGAACGTCGCGGTCGACGAGGCGGGCGGTCTCTCGGATACTCGCTGGCGCCTCGGCCGCGAGGACCCGCAGGAGTTCGAGATTCTTCGGTCGCGTCACCCGATGTAGGTTATCGACGTCGCGATAGACGCGTTCGAGGTACGGCTCCGGCTCTTCGCCACGGTCGAGCGCCGCGAGCGTCTCCTCGATGCGCTGCTCGTTCCCGGACCCGAACCGGATGTGCATGATGCGGTGTTTGCTCTCGTCGTCTTTGCTTCGGTCGGGGTCAGTCCCAGTGTTCGCCATAGTTTCGTACCTCTTGTTTAAAATCGTGGAAGAGATCCAGCAGGCCATCGAACTCGACCGGCTCGATTCCTCCGTCCTCGGTGTGTTTGTGATGCAGCGGAGCGTCTGGGTGGTCCGGGAAGTTGTCGTACCGGATGATCGTCCCGTCGTCGTCCTCGGGAGCGTCGCTGCGGCCGTACTGCATGCGGTACTTCACGCCGTCGGGGTAGCGCTCCGAGCGGGGGACGTGATAGGCACTGACCTGTGCGTAGGTCGCGTTCGTCGGGAACCGCTCCCGGACGTCCAGCACTTCGGTCGCCGTGTCGTCGCCCTCCGCCATCAACTGTTGTTACACACCACAACAGTATAAGGATGCTGCCGAGGAGCGCTGAAGGAGTTCTACGAGGCCCAGCAGAACACGGTCGCCGCGTTCAACGAGGTGATGGAAGACCTCGACGACGAGTACGAAGCCCACGGCCGACCGGCGGGCGAACACCGCATCAACGACCCCCCGCCGTTCGAGAAATGGGCCGACGACCTGTTCAACCGAACCGTGGGGAGTCCTGGAGGACGAGACTACGGACTGTACGGGCGGTGCGAGGCGACAGCGAAGTCCAGAGGCGGACGGTGTCGCCAGCCTGCGACCGGGGAGCACGGAAAGTGCTACTACCACAGTGGCGCTCCGGGAACCGGCGTCGGCGAAGAGCAGACCGACTGGAAGGCCGCAGAGAAACGCGCCCGGGTTCGCCGGCGCATCCGGGAGCATGTGGGCCACGCGGACGACGTTGACGAACTGGCTGCGGACTGACGCCGGAGTGGCGTCACATCGACTTCGCAAGGGCGTCTGGTAGACTGAGTTCTGGAGCACCGACGGGAGGCGGGCGACCGCGCTACGTACGTCCTGCTTCGCCATCCTCCAAAGCTAACATGTGGACGCTAGTTAGGCGTCAGACAGAAGTCACTCAGACGTCGAATATATGCCGATATGACGTTGGCGGGGTAGAGAGAACGAATGTCGCCCCTGCCGATTTATGGGACGTGTGACCCGAGTACTGGGTACGATGGACGGAACGTCGGGGAAGTAAGGCGACGTCGACGACGACACTCTCGCTTCAACTCCACGAGGGTACGTCTGAAACCAGCGAGTTGTCGGATATGTTCCGCTACCGAGGACAGCTTCAACCCCACGAGGGTACGTCTGAAACCGAGTCCGGCTACCGGACTCTCCACAGACGACGGACGGCTTCAACCCCACGAGGGTACGTCTGAAACACGTGTCGAGCGGCGGGGCCATCGAGCAGTACAACAGCTTCAACCCCACGAGGGTACGTCTGAAACTATTCTGCCGGGGTATCGCTACCCGGTCCCGGAAGCGCTTCAACCCCACGAGGGTACGTCTGAAACCCGCACATCCTCACCATCGGTCAGACGCGCGCCGGGCTTCAACCCCACGAGGGTACGTCTGAAACGGCAACGCTCGTCGCT from Halogeometricum sp. S3BR5-2 includes the following:
- a CDS encoding helix-hairpin-helix domain-containing protein, whose amino-acid sequence is MTLRANRHVLAATRVDSGALTQVGVVLHRFDEPGTYQCRVFRGERLAGRCFVVVDPEAGASDATVDLAKVGHDGSTPSTGAIEADDPTYRVHPNGVVIFHVSRGSGSYHVVASRPRDGGEGFETVFDSTSLGTDDVFLARPIRPGRYTVTNAHSNAEGELIVTRPEKGDLFTPRVPVSATIGGTVDPERVETVAAQGVAYRVERRARVVVEHEADLESDRGDGDREPVRPRPRPRPGRSIVGWPPSDDRFTLVHPEIGERSDAIPVDVIESIGEANAEGLASVGVRSVADLARMNPASVARAIDASPERASRLVETAQLVTLGASSTTADLLTRLGETSRTITGADPEDLLKRIRTGIAEDELPESDGFDPAISELGPLVANANRFGAHD
- a CDS encoding ArdC-like ssDNA-binding domain-containing protein; its protein translation is MATSDSSASFEETDTRTDEMHSTIEAWLDDLVDDVDAAQASDEFQEWLDIQSRFHDYSHRNTLLIKRQCPQATKVAGYNTWRNDFDRHVQEGEQAIWIWAPIITKRCPECENSPSYHERTDCEYDETPPEEWSKGLVGFKPAPVFDVSQTEGEPLPELETAAFGDADDLVPALKDAADELGVTVRIVDVDDWDHGDAKGVCKQRNLHELQPVVEAKARANQADLAVTSIHEYAHALLHFDIENEPERAKREVEAEAVAYIVGRYFGLDTSGSAFYLAAWQGDDSEVIQERLGRISSTAQEIISTVVED
- the lrp gene encoding HTH-type transcriptional regulator Lrp, producing MAYEDLDKQLINALIGNGRASLRSLSEELDVSVTTVSNHINDLENEGVITGYTPILNYEDLGYEATAVLQLKVEGQALSDVIRRLQEHKQITTVYETTGEFDIIGIGSFRDTEDVNQTIKQLLNDATVRQSSTAIVLNKPVENEQFKLDVE
- a CDS encoding Panacea domain-containing protein: MPEKAKLNDMIEYLVSHFSGNALTRTKIVKLLYLADRESYIGRDRQISNIKYIKYHYGPYSEDIVDALQDMDGDEIRELSGRSQNGTYYRYESNSDYEGSTLTREERAILKQVLREYENTQTKQLVETVYDLDDLDGIEKYTPLLQDTTVNAGRRAINS
- a CDS encoding IS6 family transposase, with translation MLLRDLLKQSLATSTLECWQRERTATLTRRFASRSHTRTLRVLGTPVRAFAVRLHAAGLSLRETEAILHLLGVERSFQAIFQWVHRLADSVSDPPKAQPRRVAVDETAVKINGKWSWLYAAIDLDTKVILDVALFERHGTDPAAAFLHGVCEKHDCSDTVFLADAFGYRTAFSRLGVNGRVDYTERNLIEKWFHTFKMRVDRFHNSWVGSRLSVRQWLAVFVHYYNFQRPHQSLDGRTPAQEVN
- a CDS encoding toxin-antitoxin system TumE family protein, encoding MAEGDDTATEVLDVRERFPTNATYAQVSAYHVPRSERYPDGVKYRMQYGRSDAPEDDDGTIIRYDNFPDHPDAPLHHKHTEDGGIEPVEFDGLLDLFHDFKQEVRNYGEHWD